The following proteins are encoded in a genomic region of Takifugu flavidus isolate HTHZ2018 chromosome 3, ASM371156v2, whole genome shotgun sequence:
- the LOC130522657 gene encoding L-rhamnose-binding lectin CSL1-like isoform X2: MSFSLVTLLTFLVACWCSGCQARGQEINIVSMVHSNKGFENNAQDFCSSIAPSSCLHPMFMPWSKSICDDLQECRLAKPDKRILTCDVDTFTTVSAFYTCENKFPDKRTAIACKDQTANLKCEKGVIRIIKSNYGRLDQNTCTDTPSDYTFCTAGGFGEDVKSMCNGRKECSIPGNPKGRIVFSFCDESPKYVYVSYVCEA, encoded by the exons ATGTCTTTCTCACTTGTAACCCTCCTCACCT TCCTGGTTGCCTGTTGGTGTTCAGGATGTCAAG CTCGAGGACAGGAGATCAACATCGTGTCAATGGTTCACAGCAACAAGGGGTTTGAGAATAATGCTCAGgacttctgcagcagcattgcACCTTCAAGCTGTTTACATCCCATGTTCATGCCGTGGTCAAAGTCTAT CTGTGATgacctgcaggagtgcaggtTGGCCAAACCAGACAAAAGAATATTGACCTGCGATGTCGATACCTTCACCACCGTTTCAGCCTTCTACACTTGTGAGAACAAGTTTCCAG ataaaCGTACTGCCATTGCCTGCAAGGATCAGACTGCCAACTTAAAGTGTG AAAAGGGTGTTATTCGCATCATCAAGTCCAATTACGGACGTCTCGACCAGAACACCTGCACAGACACGCCTTCTGATTACACCTTTTGTACAGCTGGAGGCTTTGGAGAAGATGTGAAAAGCAT GTGCAACGGTAGAAAAGAGTGTTCAATTCCAGGCAATCCTAAAGGGAGGATAGTGTTTTCATTCTGTGATGAATCCCCCAAGTATGTGTACGTGTCCTACGTCTGTGAAGCATAG
- the LOC130522657 gene encoding L-rhamnose-binding lectin CSL1-like isoform X1, protein MSFSLVTLLTFLVACWCSGCQGQMMSMAPLGSNLMLSCPRGQEINIVSMVHSNKGFENNAQDFCSSIAPSSCLHPMFMPWSKSICDDLQECRLAKPDKRILTCDVDTFTTVSAFYTCENKFPDKRTAIACKDQTANLKCEKGVIRIIKSNYGRLDQNTCTDTPSDYTFCTAGGFGEDVKSMCNGRKECSIPGNPKGRIVFSFCDESPKYVYVSYVCEA, encoded by the exons ATGTCTTTCTCACTTGTAACCCTCCTCACCT TCCTGGTTGCCTGTTGGTGTTCAGGATGTCAAG gacaaatgATGAGCATGGCTCCTCTGGGTAGCAACCTGATGCTGTCCTGCC CTCGAGGACAGGAGATCAACATCGTGTCAATGGTTCACAGCAACAAGGGGTTTGAGAATAATGCTCAGgacttctgcagcagcattgcACCTTCAAGCTGTTTACATCCCATGTTCATGCCGTGGTCAAAGTCTAT CTGTGATgacctgcaggagtgcaggtTGGCCAAACCAGACAAAAGAATATTGACCTGCGATGTCGATACCTTCACCACCGTTTCAGCCTTCTACACTTGTGAGAACAAGTTTCCAG ataaaCGTACTGCCATTGCCTGCAAGGATCAGACTGCCAACTTAAAGTGTG AAAAGGGTGTTATTCGCATCATCAAGTCCAATTACGGACGTCTCGACCAGAACACCTGCACAGACACGCCTTCTGATTACACCTTTTGTACAGCTGGAGGCTTTGGAGAAGATGTGAAAAGCAT GTGCAACGGTAGAAAAGAGTGTTCAATTCCAGGCAATCCTAAAGGGAGGATAGTGTTTTCATTCTGTGATGAATCCCCCAAGTATGTGTACGTGTCCTACGTCTGTGAAGCATAG
- the LOC130522735 gene encoding trichohyalin-like: MAQRGTQQLKAEQEPMESSAETWREEVQQLREALAEKEEQLSKAVKRRQMRTVAHVETLTLLNSTQAALKESKLKCASLEETLHSQQQEKEERRRRELMEQEEGLNHKLLVIEEEFERQLEEEKQRNNEEKEAMRQQLFRQEEKFKKLLDEERHKYDEKILENEESLKQQLLAQEENFNRMLADVCQRWESTAQKWAQKNEELEHRFQESLSLRQHEEEKNKEELQRLSEANLQLELQVLKKQKKKSFWRWKFWKKRKQTTIPELPKPSCSSPS; encoded by the exons atggcacagagaggaacccagcagctgaaggcagagcaagaaCCGATGGAATCATCAGCGGaaacttggagggaagaggtccagcagctcagagaagccctggctgagaaggaggagcagctcagcaaggcagtgaagaggagacagatgagaactgtggcccacgtggagaccctgaccctgctgaacagcacacaagctgctctgaaggagagcaaactcaaatgtgcttctctggaggaaaccctccacagtcagcagcaggagaaagaggagagacgcaggagagagctgatggagcaggaggaaggtctgAATCACAAGCTCCTTGTGATCgaggaggaatttgagaggcagctggaggaagagaagcagaggaataatgaagagaaagaggccatgaggcagcagctctttcgaCAAGAAGAAAAGTTTAAGAAACTGCTTGATGAAGAGCGACACAAATATGATGAGAAGATCTTGGAAAATGAAGAGtcgctgaagcagcagctgttggctcaagaagagaactttaacaggatgctggctgatgtttgtcagcggtgggagagCACAGCTCAGAAATGGGCACAGAAGaacgaagagctggagcacaggTTCCAGGAGAGCCTAAGTTTGAGGCAAcacgaggaggagaagaacaaagaggagctccagaggctctctgaagcaaacctccaacttgag cttcaagtattaaagaagcagaagaaaaaaagcttctggagatggaagttctggaaaaagaggaagcaaacaacaattccagagctcccaaagccctcctgctcctctccatcctga